The segment TAATGATTCGATTCGAGTAAGAGACATGTTGAATGTGTGTTGATGTAATGGGattagtattattttaaattgcTAATCActattagagaaaaaaaaaaaaatcagttgacAAAAAAATTGCTCGAGAGATCTTACTTTAGGCTTGGCAGGAACAACCAGCACGACGTTTTCCAGTCGAATGCCGAACGAGCCATCCTCGTAATATCCAGGCtcttaaaagaaagaaaaaacaaacaaacaaaaaaacaattttttaaccCACCATTAATTATATACACGGATATAGGAAAAAATTTAATTAGGACTTAATTATATTCATGTCAATATcagtgcgtgcatgtgtgcgtgtgcatgtatatgtgtgtgtgtgtgtgtaccatcaCTGAGGATCATTCCAGCCTCCAGTGGCTCATCAGCGAAGGTTTTGTAGCTGATGCCGCAGGGTCCTTCATGGACGTTGAGGAAGCAGCCGACTCCGTGGCCGGTACCGTGCAGGTAATCCAGTCCAGACTCCCACAGAGCGGCCCGCGCAAACGAGTCCAACAGGTGACCTACACACGTGAAATATGGAAATTCAATTTGATAGAGTCCAGACAAGAGGCCTCAGGGGGGTTTCTGTGCAATGTCTAATATCCAGGTACCTTTAGTTCCGTTGGGGAAAACAGCGGCGCTGACGGCGATGTGGCCCTTCAGGACGTACGTAAAGCATTCCTTAAAAACGAAAGAGTAAAGGAGAGTTAAACAGAGTGCAATACACTTCACTTCCTGCAGAGGGAGCCAACAGGACACATAACCGGCGAGGTCTCCTCACCTTCTCATAGTCTGTTGGAGTCCCGAAGTGTATCGTACGCGTCACATCCGTAGTTCCATCCCTGTGTACGTGAggcagttttaaaaaattattattattatttttaaaagctaCATTAATTTGCGCTCAGATTCAAACGTCTTGAGCAACATGTGAGGATGTTCGTGCGTACTTGTACTGCGCTCCAGAGTCAATCAGGTATACTTCATTAAGAGACAGAGTCCTGTTGGTCTCAGGAAGTGGCCTAGCACgcaagaaaacaagaaatgtTGTGATTAATAGAGAATGTATTAGGTTCTGATATGGGAAATGGGAAAAGTCCAGGATATATGTTCacgacccacacacacacacacacacacacacacacacacacacacacacacacacacacacatacatacatacacaccggTAATGAATGATGGCGCCGTTCGGTCCCACGCTGGAGATGGTAGGAAAACTGAGGCCGACGAAATCGTTCTGTTGACTGGAgagaaggaaaataaacaaagaagaGTTTGTCTCACGGGATAAACGAAATAAAACGAAAAGgtccaggttttttttgtgtgtctagTTAACAAAGGATGCGAAAGACTCACCTGCGCAGTTCTTCGGCTTTATCCGCAGCCGATATCTCAGTCACCGTACCTTTAGGAAtctgtggggggggggcaaaaatcAGACCATAAACCAGCACACGCTCGTATACACTCACTTTACAAAAGGCATAAATATACGACTTTAGAAAACTTGATTTGAGGGGCATGTATTAAAAACCGTTAAAGTGCTTCAACACCCTGCAGTTACGTTGAAATGTTCGGGATCAAAACCTTAAAGAAGCACGTTCTAGAGTCGATTAGTGAAGTTATACGGATACCTCTTTCTCCAGCCAGGCGAAGAGCTCGCAAAGTGCCACGGCATCTTTAATCTGCAACAAAGAGCACACGTCAATACTGCGGCTTACCTCCTCATGCGATGTTCTAATATCGACATGCCTGATTATCGGCATTACTTCCTCAGTGATCAGTGTGCTTTCGCTTGTACTCACATGTGCCATCCTCATCCCCTGTATCTCTGTGGGGTTCTTCACTGCTTTGGCCAGACACAGTGGTGTGTACGGGATTGGAGATCTGTGGATCTGGAAAGAGACGACGCAGAGGCAGGTAAGGTATTTTCCCCAGACCTATATTTCATTCtctatatgtgtgggtgtgagacTGACCTTAGGGATGGCCTGGGTGAGAGCGCAGCTGGCCTTGTCGCTGATCCACACCTTGTCTTTGGGGCCGAGAGCCGAGCACACGGCCTGCAGCTCCGCGTACACGCTCTCGTACGGTAAACACTGCACGCTCAGCTCAGGCTTGGCAGCCGTGTCCAGCTCTAGGTGCTGCCTCACCACCGGGTCGGCGACCCGCTTCCCGTCCATGAACAACCTGACAACGGGATCGCGGTTAGCGTTTTGGCATGTTtctcaaacaataaataaataaataaataaatattagtgaTATTGAACGCGAGTGAGCAGTGATGGAGTTTTATTACCGTATGCTGTTGATTCCGATGAGGACGTAAGCGAAGAACACCGGATTGTACTCGATATCTGAGCCTCGCAGGTTAAAAAGCCCTGCCGAAGAAGACAAGGTGGTACTAAAAGTAACTCTAAGCGGTtaaaaaaagcatgatgtgtccttgattaataaattaaactttcGTAATCCTTactaaactgctgtggtatggGCGGAATTAAACATGccctgttatagaaaaatgatTGACTTCGTGGGCATGGGGgcggtggggtggggggtgtaaacttttgcactcatctGTATGCGATCACACTGTAACATACTCGGTGTCTTTTGTAGCGCAGCTTCAAAGTTCCTTAAACGATTCGTCTCGTACTTATAATAACAAACTTTGCTATGGGAGGATCTAGCACAGCtcagcacacacgcacatgttAATTTAGCCCACTCCAaattaaaaattcaaataaacaatGTCCAATTACTATCAACACATCACCTAGGCCAATCTGCCTAAGAGCTACTTAATTCCCTTTAATAAGCGAGGTGAGAGGAGGCTGAGAGCTGTGTCGTGATCTTGCTACTTCACGCACAAACACAACGAGGTGTACTGATACACACATGCGATCTCGTCCAGGGCCGTCACCACGAACCAGGAGATCTTCCTCTCGGCCATCTTCCCCCTCAGCTGCACGATCTTGTCCTGCCAGCTCAGACCTGATCACGGGAACACGAGCCGATTATAATGACTTATTATCaatattgtatttaattgtactAAGCCGTCTAATactgatcg is part of the Ictalurus punctatus breed USDA103 chromosome 27, Coco_2.0, whole genome shotgun sequence genome and harbors:
- the xpnpep1 gene encoding xaa-Pro aminopeptidase 1 isoform X3, translating into MSPKITVELLRNLRQAMKNGKYFAEPIQAYIVPSGDAHQSEYIAPCDCRREFICGFNGSAGTAIVTEQHAAMWTDGRYFLQASQQMDSNWTLMKMGLKETPTQEDWLVSVLPENSKVGVDPWIIAADQWKSIAKALNSAGHSLVAVQENLIDAIWEDRPARPSTQLSVLGLGYTGLSWQDKIVQLRGKMAERKISWFVVTALDEIAWLFNLRGSDIEYNPVFFAYVLIGINSIRLFMDGKRVADPVVRQHLELDTAAKPELSVQCLPYESVYAELQAVCSALGPKDKVWISDKASCALTQAIPKIHRSPIPYTPLCLAKAVKNPTEIQGMRMAHIKDAVALCELFAWLEKEIPKGTVTEISAADKAEELRSQQNDFVGLSFPTISSVGPNGAIIHYRPLPETNRTLSLNEVYLIDSGAQYKDGTTDVTRTIHFGTPTDYEKECFTYVLKGHIAVSAAVFPNGTKGHLLDSFARAALWESGLDYLHGTGHGVGCFLNVHEGPCGISYKTFADEPLEAGMILSDEPGYYEDGSFGIRLENVVLVVPAKPKYNYRNRGSLTFQPLTLVPIQLKMINTELLTQKERDWLNDYHRQCRETVGAELERQGRKEGLDWLIRETRPIA
- the xpnpep1 gene encoding xaa-Pro aminopeptidase 1 isoform X1, which produces MHRPISDLRKRTGLKTEQTMSTDAAMSPKITVELLRNLRQAMKNGKYFAEPIQAYIVPSGDAHQSEYIAPCDCRREFICGFNGSAGTAIVTEQHAAMWTDGRYFLQASQQMDSNWTLMKMGLKETPTQEDWLVSVLPENSKVGVDPWIIAADQWKSIAKALNSAGHSLVAVQENLIDAIWEDRPARPSTQLSVLGLGYTGLSWQDKIVQLRGKMAERKISWFVVTALDEIAWLFNLRGSDIEYNPVFFAYVLIGINSIRLFMDGKRVADPVVRQHLELDTAAKPELSVQCLPYESVYAELQAVCSALGPKDKVWISDKASCALTQAIPKIHRSPIPYTPLCLAKAVKNPTEIQGMRMAHIKDAVALCELFAWLEKEIPKGTVTEISAADKAEELRSQQNDFVGLSFPTISSVGPNGAIIHYRPLPETNRTLSLNEVYLIDSGAQYKDGTTDVTRTIHFGTPTDYEKECFTYVLKGHIAVSAAVFPNGTKGHLLDSFARAALWESGLDYLHGTGHGVGCFLNVHEGPCGISYKTFADEPLEAGMILSDEPGYYEDGSFGIRLENVVLVVPAKPKYNYRNRGSLTFQPLTLVPIQLKMINTELLTQKERDWLNDYHRQCRETVGAELERQGRKEGLDWLIRETRPIA
- the xpnpep1 gene encoding xaa-Pro aminopeptidase 1 isoform X2 codes for the protein MAEDAAMSPKITVELLRNLRQAMKNGKYFAEPIQAYIVPSGDAHQSEYIAPCDCRREFICGFNGSAGTAIVTEQHAAMWTDGRYFLQASQQMDSNWTLMKMGLKETPTQEDWLVSVLPENSKVGVDPWIIAADQWKSIAKALNSAGHSLVAVQENLIDAIWEDRPARPSTQLSVLGLGYTGLSWQDKIVQLRGKMAERKISWFVVTALDEIAWLFNLRGSDIEYNPVFFAYVLIGINSIRLFMDGKRVADPVVRQHLELDTAAKPELSVQCLPYESVYAELQAVCSALGPKDKVWISDKASCALTQAIPKIHRSPIPYTPLCLAKAVKNPTEIQGMRMAHIKDAVALCELFAWLEKEIPKGTVTEISAADKAEELRSQQNDFVGLSFPTISSVGPNGAIIHYRPLPETNRTLSLNEVYLIDSGAQYKDGTTDVTRTIHFGTPTDYEKECFTYVLKGHIAVSAAVFPNGTKGHLLDSFARAALWESGLDYLHGTGHGVGCFLNVHEGPCGISYKTFADEPLEAGMILSDEPGYYEDGSFGIRLENVVLVVPAKPKYNYRNRGSLTFQPLTLVPIQLKMINTELLTQKERDWLNDYHRQCRETVGAELERQGRKEGLDWLIRETRPIA